Sequence from the Clostridia bacterium genome:
TTCTATATAGATAATCTATATAGAATGTTTTGATTAATCAATGTTTTTTTTAATATTTTTATTGACAAATTAAGTTCTATGATGTCGTAGAAAAAAGAAGGTCGATAAGAGATTTTGAAAGAATAGAAATAGGCGATGATGTTATTGAAAGAATAATACGCGCTGGCCTTAAGGCTCCCGCAAACGGAAGTATGAGGAACTGGCATTTCATTGTAATAAAAGATAATCAAATCGTTTTGCAGCTTATTGACATTATTCCCAAAGATATTTCAGAAAAAGACATGGATAGATTGCTCAAGGAATGGAATATAAGCGATCCTTTTCAACAAGCAAGTTATAGATATTCTGTTCCAGGACAATATCAAATGCTTGCCGACTCTTCGGCGATAATTGTTCCGTTATTTAAATCAAAGTTTGACATT
This genomic interval carries:
- a CDS encoding nitroreductase family protein, producing the protein MKFYDVVEKRRSIRDFERIEIGDDVIERIIRAGLKAPANGSMRNWHFIVIKDNQIVLQLIDIIPKDISEKDMDRLLKEWNISDPFQQASYRYSVPGQYQMLADSSAIIVPLFKSKFDIMKPENLSYLNSFASIWCCIENIFLAATAEGYACNLRIPLGNEGAHARKVLGFPEDYLMPCFIGLGKPSKDAKILEHKEINAKERIHIDKWDMENKIASGVN